The Anolis carolinensis isolate JA03-04 chromosome 2, rAnoCar3.1.pri, whole genome shotgun sequence genome has a window encoding:
- the mapk9 gene encoding mitogen-activated protein kinase 9 isoform X4, with protein MSESKCDSQFYSVQVADSTFTVLKRYQQLKPIGSGAQGIVCAAFDTVLGINVAVKKLSRPFQNQTHAKRAYRELVLLKCVNHKNIISLLNVFTPQKSLEEFQDVYLVMELMDANLCQVIHMELDHERMSYLLYQMLCGIKHLHSAGIIHRDLKPSNIVVKSDCTLKILDFGLARTACTNFMMTPYVVTRYYRAPEVILGMGYKENVSLPDLWDSGSVDANKVDYCLPYY; from the exons ATGAGTGAAAGTAAATGTGATAGTCAGTTTTACAGTGTACAAGTTGCAGATTCAACGTTTACTGTACTAAAACGATACCAGCAATTGAAACCTATTGGTTCTGGGGCGCAAGGCATTGTTTG TGCTGCATTTGATACAGTCCTTGGAATAAATGTTGCTGTTAAGAAACTGAGTCGCCCTTTTCAAAACCAAACACATGCAAAACGAGCCTACAGGGAACTTGTACTCTTAAAGTGTGTCAATCATAAAAAT ATTATTAGTCTATTAAATGTATTCACACCCCAGAAATCACTAGAAGAATTTCAAGATGT GTATTTGGTTATGGAACTGATGGATGCTAATTTGTGCCAAGTTATTCATATGGAACTGGATCATGAAAGAATGTCCTACCTTCTATATCAGATGTTATGTGGTATCAAACATCTTCATTCAGCTGGTATCATCCACAGA GATTTAAAACCCAGCAATATAGTAGTAAAGTCAGATTGTACTCTTAAAATCCTTGACTTTGGCCTGGCAAGGACAGCATGTACTAATTTCATGATGACTCCATATGTGGTTACACGATATTACAGAGCACCAGAAGTTATTCTTGGAATGGGATACAAAGAGAATG TGAGCCTCCCGGATCTGTGGGACTCTGGATCTGTAGATGCCAATAAAGTGGATTACTGCCTCCCATATTATTAA